In Thauera aromatica K172, one DNA window encodes the following:
- the recO gene encoding DNA repair protein RecO, with the protein MAGPRQRIEQQPAWVLHTLPWRETSLIVDLFARDHGRVALVAKGARRPHSQLRGVLMAFQPLLIDWSGGGEVKTLARAEWLGGQPLLGGRALLCGYYLNELLLRLTAREDAHPRLFAAYADAVGALARGEAESPILRRFELALLQDLGYEVGLAADAATGSGLQPDARYLYIIERGPVRLEILEQEQDEVAALGEQPLVSGQTLLDMAANDFTRAETLLQSKQLLRVLINHTLGGQPLQSRRVLKELQEL; encoded by the coding sequence ATGGCCGGCCCGAGACAGCGCATCGAGCAGCAGCCCGCGTGGGTGCTGCACACCCTGCCGTGGCGCGAAACCAGCCTGATCGTCGACCTCTTCGCGCGCGACCATGGCCGGGTCGCGCTGGTGGCGAAAGGCGCGCGCCGGCCGCATTCGCAGCTGCGCGGCGTGCTGATGGCTTTTCAGCCGCTGCTCATCGACTGGTCGGGCGGCGGTGAAGTGAAGACCCTGGCGCGCGCCGAATGGCTCGGCGGCCAGCCCCTGCTGGGTGGGCGGGCGCTGCTCTGCGGCTATTACCTCAATGAGCTGCTGCTGCGCCTGACCGCGCGCGAGGACGCCCATCCGCGCCTCTTCGCCGCCTATGCCGACGCGGTGGGCGCGCTCGCCCGCGGCGAGGCTGAATCGCCGATCCTGCGCCGCTTCGAGCTGGCCCTGCTGCAGGACCTGGGCTACGAGGTCGGTCTCGCGGCCGATGCCGCGACCGGCTCCGGACTGCAGCCCGATGCCCGCTACCTTTATATAATCGAGCGCGGTCCGGTGCGGCTGGAGATCCTCGAACAAGAGCAGGACGAGGTCGCAGCACTGGGCGAGCAGCCGCTCGTGTCCGGACAGACCCTGCTCGACATGGCAGCCAACGACTTTACCCGCGCGGAGACGCTGCTCCAGTCCAAGCAGCTGCTGCGCGTGCTGATCAACCACACCCTGGGCGGCCAGCCGCTGCAGTCGCGCCGGGTGCTGAAGGAACTGCAGGAGCTCTGA
- a CDS encoding pyridoxine 5'-phosphate synthase encodes MIELGVNIDHVATLRQARRTWEPDPVWAAVQAHLGGADGITIHLREDRRHIHDEDVRRLAELTQVKLNLEMAATDEMVAIACRTKPQMAMLVPEGRHEITTEGGLDVLAQEARLKDVIARLADAGIVTSVFIDAEIPQIEAAARIGARVCEIHTGPYAHAFHAAGRDAEAPAVAAELDKIRIAGEAVRSLGMRFNAGHALNYYNVQPIARLPGIRELHIGHSIVSRAVFVGLREAVAEMKCLMREGAARSR; translated from the coding sequence ATGATCGAACTCGGCGTCAATATCGACCACGTCGCCACCCTGCGCCAGGCGCGCCGCACCTGGGAACCCGACCCGGTGTGGGCCGCGGTGCAGGCCCACCTCGGCGGCGCCGACGGCATCACCATCCACCTGCGCGAGGACCGCCGCCACATCCATGACGAGGACGTGCGCCGCCTCGCCGAGCTCACCCAGGTCAAGCTCAACCTCGAGATGGCCGCCACCGACGAGATGGTCGCCATCGCCTGCCGCACCAAGCCGCAGATGGCGATGCTGGTCCCCGAAGGCCGCCACGAGATCACCACCGAAGGCGGGCTCGACGTGCTCGCCCAGGAGGCACGCCTGAAGGACGTGATCGCCCGCCTGGCCGACGCCGGCATCGTCACCAGCGTGTTCATCGACGCCGAGATCCCGCAGATCGAGGCCGCCGCCCGCATCGGCGCGCGCGTGTGCGAGATCCACACCGGCCCCTACGCACACGCCTTCCACGCCGCCGGGCGCGACGCCGAGGCGCCGGCGGTGGCGGCCGAGCTCGACAAGATCCGCATCGCCGGCGAAGCGGTACGCAGCCTCGGCATGCGCTTCAATGCTGGCCATGCGCTCAACTACTACAACGTGCAGCCGATCGCCCGCCTGCCCGGCATCCGCGAACTGCACATCGGCCATTCGATCGTCAGCCGCGCAGTCTTCGTCGGCCTGCGCGAGGCGGTGGCCGAAATGAAATGCCTGATGCGCGAAGGCGCGGCACGCAGCCGCTGA
- the acpS gene encoding holo-ACP synthase, whose product MIHGIGTDIVRIERVRQALERHGERFALRILADTEVEAWRAHRDPARFLAKRFAAKEAFGKALGTGVAVPATLHAVVVGHDSRGKPDFHYDERLAKHMALHRLRAHLSLSDEDEHVVAFAIIENLA is encoded by the coding sequence ATGATCCACGGCATCGGTACCGACATCGTCCGCATCGAGCGCGTGCGCCAGGCGCTCGAGCGCCACGGCGAGCGCTTCGCCCTGCGCATCCTCGCCGACACCGAAGTCGAGGCCTGGCGCGCACATCGCGACCCCGCGCGCTTCCTTGCCAAGCGCTTCGCCGCCAAGGAGGCCTTCGGCAAGGCCCTCGGCACCGGCGTCGCCGTGCCCGCCACGCTGCACGCGGTGGTGGTCGGCCACGACAGTCGCGGCAAGCCGGACTTCCACTACGATGAGCGGCTCGCCAAACATATGGCCTTGCACCGCCTGCGCGCGCACCTCAGTCTCTCCGACGAGGACGAGCACGTCGTCGCCTTCGCCATCATCGAGAACCTCGCATGA
- the nagZ gene encoding beta-N-acetylhexosaminidase, whose amino-acid sequence MKVRRRLARGPVMIDVATTALTDEERARLRDPRVGGVILFARNFTGSAQLAALTAEIRALRDPALIIAVDHEGGRVQRFRDDGFTRLPAMRSLGALWVQDRLAALDAARATGFVLAAELRAHGVDLSFTPVLDVDYGVCGAIGNRAFHRDPQAVAALAQALVAGMAEAGMGAVGKHFPGHGGVEADSHHEVPVDQRDFDTLWSEDIAPYRHHLGRQLAGVMPAHVIYPNADPGPEPQPAGFSPFWLKDVLRGRLGFEGVIFSDDLNMEGARVAGDIVGRAQAARAAGCDMLLVCNRPDLAAELLERWRPEPDADSLARLAAIVPNTPLPAWLADPSALELHAAYVQARERVAAIPDDTGAAPAMTAATIGEQRTEVLSKRG is encoded by the coding sequence ATGAAAGTCCGCCGCCGACTCGCACGCGGCCCGGTCATGATCGACGTCGCCACCACCGCCCTCACCGACGAAGAGCGCGCGCGCCTGCGCGACCCGCGGGTCGGCGGGGTGATCCTGTTCGCGCGCAACTTCACCGGCTCCGCGCAGCTTGCCGCGCTCACCGCCGAGATCCGCGCACTGCGCGACCCCGCCCTGATCATCGCCGTGGACCACGAAGGCGGGCGGGTGCAGCGCTTCCGCGACGACGGCTTCACCCGCCTGCCGGCGATGCGCAGCCTCGGCGCGCTGTGGGTGCAGGACCGCCTGGCAGCGCTCGATGCGGCGCGTGCCACCGGCTTCGTGCTCGCCGCCGAGCTGCGCGCCCATGGCGTGGATCTGAGCTTCACCCCGGTGCTCGATGTCGACTACGGCGTCTGTGGCGCGATCGGCAACCGCGCCTTCCACCGTGACCCGCAGGCGGTCGCCGCGCTCGCCCAGGCGCTGGTCGCCGGCATGGCGGAGGCGGGCATGGGCGCGGTCGGCAAGCACTTCCCCGGCCACGGCGGCGTCGAGGCCGACTCCCACCACGAGGTGCCGGTCGATCAGCGCGACTTCGATACCCTGTGGTCGGAAGACATCGCCCCTTACCGCCACCACCTCGGCCGCCAGCTCGCCGGCGTGATGCCCGCGCATGTGATCTACCCGAACGCCGACCCCGGTCCCGAACCGCAACCGGCCGGTTTCTCGCCGTTCTGGTTGAAGGACGTGCTGCGCGGCCGCCTCGGCTTCGAGGGCGTGATCTTCAGCGACGACCTCAACATGGAAGGCGCGCGCGTCGCCGGCGACATCGTCGGCCGCGCCCAGGCAGCCCGCGCCGCCGGCTGCGACATGCTGCTCGTCTGCAACCGCCCCGATCTTGCCGCCGAGCTGCTCGAGCGCTGGAGGCCGGAGCCCGATGCCGACAGCCTCGCCCGCCTCGCCGCAATCGTCCCGAACACCCCGCTTCCGGCCTGGCTCGCCGACCCCTCCGCCCTCGAACTGCACGCCGCCTACGTCCAGGCGCGCGAGCGCGTCGCCGCCATCCCCGACGACACGGGCGCCGCGCCGGCGATGACCGCCGCCACCATCGGCGAGCAACGCACAGAAGTCCTGAGCAAGCGCGGATAA
- the uvrC gene encoding excinuclease ABC subunit UvrC, whose protein sequence is MSDPKNEHAAFDPKPFLRTLTEEPGVYRMIGAEDKVLYVGKAKNLKRRVSSYFQKTLSSPRIAMMVAQIVRVDVTATRSEAEALILENNLIKSLAPRYNILFRDDKTYPYIELSADAFPRLAYHRGAFAKGARYFGPFPNAYAVRESIHLLQKTFQLRTCEDSVFANRSRPCLLHQIKRCTAPCVGLIDAEDYAADVRLATRFLDGQANEVIDDLTARMNAAAERLAFEEAAACRDQVRVLQAVLHRQFVDSRKDEDVDILAAVEADGLTCVNIAMVRGGRHLGDRPQFPSGAAVSGAADSLLAFVDQHYGQHPIPARILVNLAPEPVRETLAELAERPPGVVAPRFAAEKAWMEMAEKNARLAIQARARDTGRIEQRLEALREALGLDEAPQRIECFDISHTMGEATVASCVVCEAGAMKRAEYRRYNIAGITPGDDFAAMRQALERRYGKVAAGEGVCPDLILIDGGKGQVGAAREILAEVGLEAVAMVGVAKGEGRKAGLETLIFPDGREGLALGGESAALHLIIEIRDEAHRFAITGHRARRGKARVGSKLEDIPGVGPSRRRKLLAAFGGLDGVREATVEDLCRVDGVSRKLAEQIHAALR, encoded by the coding sequence ATGTCCGACCCGAAGAATGAGCACGCCGCCTTCGACCCCAAGCCCTTCCTGCGTACCCTCACCGAGGAGCCCGGCGTCTATCGCATGATCGGCGCCGAGGACAAGGTGCTCTACGTCGGCAAGGCGAAGAACCTCAAGCGCCGCGTCTCCAGCTACTTCCAGAAGACGCTCTCCAGCCCGCGCATCGCCATGATGGTGGCGCAGATCGTGCGCGTCGACGTCACCGCCACGCGCTCCGAGGCCGAGGCCCTGATCCTCGAGAACAACCTCATCAAGAGCCTCGCGCCGCGCTACAACATCCTCTTCCGCGACGACAAGACCTACCCCTACATCGAACTCTCCGCCGACGCCTTCCCGCGTCTCGCCTACCACCGCGGCGCCTTCGCCAAGGGCGCGCGCTACTTCGGCCCCTTCCCCAACGCCTACGCGGTGCGCGAGAGCATCCACCTGCTGCAGAAGACCTTCCAGCTGCGCACCTGCGAGGACAGCGTCTTCGCCAACCGCTCGCGCCCCTGCCTGCTGCACCAGATCAAGCGCTGCACCGCGCCCTGTGTCGGCCTGATCGACGCCGAGGACTATGCCGCTGACGTCCGCCTCGCCACCCGCTTTCTCGACGGCCAGGCCAACGAAGTCATCGACGACCTCACCGCACGCATGAACGCCGCCGCCGAGCGCCTCGCCTTCGAGGAAGCCGCCGCCTGCCGCGACCAGGTCCGCGTGCTGCAGGCCGTGCTCCACCGCCAGTTCGTCGACAGCCGCAAGGACGAGGACGTCGACATCCTCGCCGCGGTCGAGGCCGACGGCCTCACCTGCGTCAATATCGCCATGGTCCGTGGCGGCCGCCACCTCGGCGACCGCCCGCAGTTCCCCAGCGGCGCCGCGGTATCGGGCGCGGCCGACAGCCTGCTCGCCTTCGTCGACCAGCACTACGGCCAGCACCCGATCCCGGCCCGCATCCTGGTGAACCTGGCGCCTGAGCCGGTGCGCGAGACCTTGGCCGAACTCGCCGAGCGTCCGCCCGGCGTGGTCGCGCCGCGCTTCGCCGCCGAAAAGGCGTGGATGGAGATGGCGGAGAAGAACGCCCGCCTGGCGATTCAGGCGCGCGCGCGCGACACCGGCCGCATCGAACAGCGCCTCGAGGCCCTGCGCGAGGCGCTCGGCCTGGACGAGGCGCCGCAGCGCATCGAATGCTTCGACATCAGCCACACCATGGGCGAAGCCACGGTGGCCTCCTGCGTCGTCTGCGAAGCCGGCGCGATGAAGCGCGCCGAATACCGCCGCTACAACATCGCCGGCATCACTCCGGGCGACGACTTCGCCGCGATGCGCCAGGCGCTCGAGCGGCGCTACGGCAAGGTCGCCGCAGGCGAGGGCGTGTGCCCCGACCTGATCCTGATCGACGGCGGCAAAGGCCAGGTCGGCGCGGCACGCGAAATCCTCGCCGAAGTCGGGCTCGAGGCGGTGGCGATGGTCGGCGTCGCCAAGGGCGAGGGGCGCAAGGCCGGGCTGGAGACGCTGATCTTCCCCGACGGGCGCGAGGGGCTGGCGCTCGGCGGCGAGTCGGCGGCGCTGCACCTGATCATCGAGATCCGCGACGAGGCCCACCGTTTCGCCATCACCGGCCACCGTGCCCGCCGCGGCAAGGCGCGGGTGGGCTCCAAGCTGGAGGACATCCCCGGCGTCGGCCCTTCGCGCCGGCGCAAGCTGCTCGCCGCCTTCGGCGGCCTGGACGGCGTGCGCGAGGCGACGGTGGAAGACCTGTGCCGCGTCGACGGCGTGAGCCGCAAGCTCGCCGAGCAGATCCACGCCGCCTTGCGCTGA
- a CDS encoding MFS transporter — protein MRLPVIPTIVFAQLFGGSLWFSTNGVGEALMRVWSIGPAEIGQLTNAVQLGFILGTLGFALTGLADRFAASRIFAVCAVTGAAANAAFALLAEGMASALVLRFMVGLSLAGVYPLGMKLVVSWVPERAGHALALLVGMLTLGTALPHGLKLAGGGAWQAVLLGSSVLALLAAAMILRLGDGPHLRRRAGAPTLRMGAVLTAFRIPVFRASALAYFGHMWELYAVWTLVPLLVAGSSLVVLAPVSALSFVIIGIGALGCFAGGAISRRTGSAPVAAVALATSGVCCALFPLVADASPAWLLAFFLLWGLSVPADSPQFSAMSARACPPEIVGSALALQNAIGFALTIVSISWGTAMVADWGPKVSWLLLPGPVLGVIALLPLLRGRAAG, from the coding sequence ATGCGCCTGCCCGTCATACCCACCATCGTTTTTGCCCAGCTCTTCGGCGGGTCGCTGTGGTTTTCGACCAACGGCGTGGGCGAGGCGCTGATGCGCGTGTGGAGCATCGGGCCGGCCGAGATCGGGCAGCTGACCAACGCCGTGCAGCTGGGCTTCATCCTCGGCACCCTGGGGTTTGCGCTGACCGGGCTCGCCGACCGTTTCGCCGCCAGCCGCATCTTCGCCGTCTGCGCGGTGACCGGCGCCGCGGCCAATGCGGCCTTCGCCTTGCTCGCCGAAGGCATGGCCAGCGCGCTGGTGCTGCGTTTTATGGTGGGGCTGAGTCTGGCGGGCGTGTACCCGCTGGGAATGAAGCTGGTGGTGAGCTGGGTGCCGGAGCGCGCCGGCCATGCCCTGGCGCTGCTGGTGGGCATGCTCACGCTGGGTACGGCGCTGCCGCACGGCCTGAAGCTCGCCGGCGGCGGGGCGTGGCAGGCGGTGCTGCTCGGTTCGTCGGTGCTGGCGCTGCTGGCGGCGGCGATGATCCTCAGGCTCGGCGACGGACCGCATCTGCGCCGTCGCGCGGGGGCGCCGACGCTGCGCATGGGGGCGGTGCTGACGGCGTTCCGTATTCCGGTGTTCCGTGCCTCGGCGCTGGCTTACTTCGGCCACATGTGGGAGCTCTACGCCGTGTGGACGCTGGTGCCGCTGCTGGTGGCGGGGTCGTCGCTGGTCGTGCTCGCGCCGGTGTCCGCCCTGAGCTTCGTGATCATCGGCATCGGCGCGCTGGGCTGCTTTGCCGGGGGCGCGATCAGCCGCCGCACCGGCAGCGCACCGGTGGCCGCGGTGGCGCTGGCCACCTCCGGGGTGTGCTGCGCGCTGTTCCCGCTGGTGGCCGATGCGTCGCCGGCGTGGCTGCTGGCCTTCTTCCTGCTATGGGGGCTCAGCGTGCCGGCCGACTCGCCCCAGTTCTCGGCCATGTCCGCCCGCGCCTGCCCGCCGGAGATCGTCGGCAGCGCGCTGGCGCTGCAAAATGCCATCGGCTTTGCGCTGACCATCGTGTCGATTTCATGGGGCACCGCGATGGTGGCCGACTGGGGGCCGAAGGTGTCGTGGCTGCTGCTGCCGGGGCCGGTGCTGGGGGTGATCGCCTTGCTGCCGCTGCTGCGGGGGCGGGCGGCGGGCTGA
- a CDS encoding alpha/beta hydrolase, protein MTVWAVTLAATLAALLGFRFAVRRGLAPKRVPHDRTPADLGLAFDAVRIPTARGRRLYAWFVPAESAAPAPVALVMHGWGGNAAMMLPLVPALHAAGLAVLLIDARCHGHSDEDDFASLPRFAEDIDHALAWLRHCPQADAHRIALVGHSVGAGAVLLAASRRDDVAAVVSLAAFSHPEAMMRRLLAHKRVPYLPLGWLVLRYVEHVIGHRFDDIAPVTTIAAIRCPTLLLHGVQDTTVPPSEARLIHAARSGEHVRLRIIAASHDDFGHPQDIAAEVAELTGFLRKALTEPA, encoded by the coding sequence ATGACCGTCTGGGCAGTCACCCTCGCCGCCACGCTTGCGGCCTTGCTCGGTTTCCGCTTCGCGGTGCGGCGCGGTCTGGCGCCGAAGCGGGTGCCGCATGACCGGACCCCGGCCGATCTGGGCCTGGCCTTCGACGCGGTGCGGATCCCGACCGCGCGCGGCCGACGGCTGTACGCCTGGTTCGTGCCCGCCGAGAGCGCCGCACCGGCGCCGGTGGCGCTCGTCATGCACGGCTGGGGCGGCAACGCCGCGATGATGCTGCCGCTGGTGCCGGCGCTGCACGCCGCCGGCCTCGCGGTGCTGCTGATCGACGCCCGCTGCCACGGCCACAGCGACGAGGACGACTTCGCCTCGCTACCGCGCTTCGCCGAAGACATCGACCACGCTCTGGCCTGGCTGCGGCACTGCCCGCAGGCGGACGCGCATCGCATCGCGCTGGTCGGACATTCGGTCGGCGCCGGCGCGGTGCTGCTCGCGGCATCGCGTCGTGACGACGTGGCGGCGGTGGTCAGCCTCGCCGCCTTCTCCCACCCGGAGGCGATGATGCGCCGCCTCCTGGCCCACAAGCGCGTGCCCTATCTGCCGCTGGGCTGGCTGGTGCTGCGCTACGTGGAGCATGTGATCGGCCACCGTTTCGACGACATCGCTCCGGTGACGACCATCGCCGCGATTCGCTGCCCGACGCTGCTGTTGCATGGCGTGCAGGACACCACGGTACCCCCTTCCGAGGCCCGCCTCATCCACGCCGCCCGCAGCGGCGAGCATGTGCGGCTACGCATCATCGCCGCCAGCCACGACGACTTCGGCCACCCGCAGGACATCGCCGCAGAGGTGGCCGAGCTGACCGGCTTTCTGCGAAAGGCGCTGACAGAACCGGCCTGA